The Candidatus Nitrosotenuis cloacae genome contains a region encoding:
- a CDS encoding response regulator, translating to MSSVEENDVLIIEDSPAVGILLREFLTKLGLKKIRHCQNGKTGIEMFKEMVDSGSVPLVFLDYNLPDMTAYSIMSQMLSIRPDVKVVIETAREKSEEQIKDVIAQGAYQYLGKPIRLEKLREIIDTLRIEEIQAIDADGIENIEEIISNSTQISLLRVMQYMDKPEEVIQPLINKMVADKKIVKINDIKEVSCPRCGTIRVAQTFHCPKCKGTNFKQDKIIEHYKCGNVSPAQTYVEDKCPKCHELIKIFGVDYRVQENFYICNDCGDVFAEIVTKYLCLKCGDKFALENAKIVSSPGYSYLRPSA from the coding sequence TTGTCAAGTGTCGAGGAAAATGATGTTCTAATAATCGAGGACAGCCCTGCAGTAGGCATCCTATTGCGAGAGTTCCTCACCAAGCTTGGACTAAAGAAGATACGCCATTGCCAGAATGGCAAGACAGGCATAGAGATGTTCAAGGAGATGGTGGATTCAGGCAGCGTCCCGCTGGTGTTTCTGGATTATAACCTGCCGGACATGACTGCGTATTCCATAATGAGCCAGATGCTGAGCATACGGCCAGACGTCAAGGTGGTAATCGAGACGGCGCGCGAAAAGTCTGAGGAGCAGATAAAGGATGTGATTGCCCAGGGGGCATACCAATATTTGGGAAAGCCCATCAGGCTGGAGAAACTCAGGGAGATAATAGACACCCTTAGAATCGAGGAGATACAGGCAATCGACGCAGATGGTATTGAGAACATCGAGGAGATCATCTCAAACTCTACTCAGATCAGTCTTTTGAGAGTGATGCAGTACATGGACAAACCAGAAGAGGTAATTCAGCCGCTTATCAACAAGATGGTCGCAGACAAGAAGATCGTCAAGATAAACGACATAAAGGAGGTAAGCTGCCCCAGATGCGGCACGATTCGCGTGGCACAGACATTCCATTGCCCAAAGTGCAAGGGCACGAATTTCAAGCAGGACAAAATAATTGAACACTACAAGTGCGGAAACGTCTCACCTGCGCAGACGTATGTGGAGGACAAGTGCCCAAAGTGCCACGAACTCATCAAGATATTCGGAGTGGATTACAGGGTGCAGGAAAACTTTTACATCTGCAACGACTGCGGAGATGTCTTTGCAGAGATTGTGACAAAGTATCTCTGCCTCAAATGCGGCGACAAGTTTGCGTTAGAGAATGCAAAGATAGTGTCAAGTCCAGGATATAGCTACCTGCGGCCGTCAGCTTGA
- a CDS encoding response regulator: MARVMIADDSDAIRLVLRDILSIGNHEIVAEAVNGADAVEKFSEAVPDIMLLDLAMPKKDGLTVVKEVMAKYPQAKIILITASDNQNVINECLKLGASAFISKPFDFDYVLKLISSITSS, translated from the coding sequence ATGGCCCGAGTCATGATTGCAGACGATTCTGACGCAATCCGGCTCGTACTCCGTGACATACTCTCAATTGGAAACCATGAGATTGTCGCAGAGGCGGTAAACGGCGCAGATGCCGTGGAAAAATTCTCCGAAGCAGTCCCGGACATCATGCTGCTTGATCTTGCAATGCCAAAAAAGGACGGACTCACCGTGGTAAAAGAGGTGATGGCAAAGTATCCTCAGGCAAAGATAATACTGATCACCGCAAGCGACAACCAAAACGTAATCAACGAGTGCCTAAAACTCGGAGCATCCGCCTTTATCTCAAAACCATTTGACTTTGACTATGTCCTAAAGCTGATCTCAAGCATAACGTCAAGCTGA